One Serinicoccus chungangensis genomic window carries:
- a CDS encoding alpha-amylase family protein: MALPAEARARTEAVLAPLPEHRRTTFALRVARWWDDLVAGLAPYPDPPAVAARVLELAATAYRDRDDELHLLDQRRSLEPDWFQRPDVVGYAGYAERLTDEGTLTALAGLADHLTGLGVRYLHLMPLLQPRPAPNDGGYAVADYRSVRADLGSMDDLRALTASLRERGISVCLDLVLNHVAREHAWARAAREGDEHYRRYFHVYPDREVPDAYERTLLEVFPDFAPGNFTWDDELEGWVWTTFNDYQWDLAWDNPDVFAELADVILFLANQGVEILRLDAIAFLWKRLGTQCQNEPEVHQLTQALRALARITAPALVFKAEAIVGPNEVVHYLGQGQHHGKVSDLAYHNSLMVQIWSMLASGDARLATHALGRFPAVPASTAWITYLRCHDDIGWAIDDDDARSVMVDGHGHRTFLSDYYSGEFPGSGATGLVFQHNPATGDRRISGSAASLSGLERALELVDGAVDEEGAAEAEHAVDEAVARLLLGYAVVYGFGGIPVIWSGDEIASLGDADWDQVPEHAADNRWVHRPRLDREEVAAALATPESAPGRVLRGMQHLARARASLPHLHASVGARVVAAPDAAVFVVVRRHPVGVMVQLYNLTAGPRTVPGWWVREQGLSVDRTVDALNGYPPSLTADGSVYLSTYQPVWLVHA; this comes from the coding sequence GTGGCACTTCCCGCGGAGGCCCGCGCCCGCACCGAGGCGGTCCTCGCCCCCCTGCCCGAGCACCGCCGCACGACCTTCGCCCTGCGGGTGGCGCGCTGGTGGGACGACCTCGTGGCCGGGCTCGCGCCCTACCCCGACCCGCCCGCGGTGGCGGCGCGGGTGCTGGAGCTGGCGGCGACGGCATACCGCGACCGCGACGACGAGCTGCACCTGCTGGACCAGCGCCGTTCCCTGGAGCCGGACTGGTTCCAGCGCCCGGACGTCGTGGGCTACGCGGGCTACGCCGAGCGGCTCACCGACGAGGGCACCCTCACGGCGCTCGCCGGGCTGGCCGACCACCTCACCGGGCTCGGGGTGCGCTACCTGCACCTCATGCCCCTGCTGCAACCGCGCCCGGCCCCCAACGACGGCGGGTATGCCGTCGCCGACTACCGCTCCGTGCGCGCGGACCTGGGGTCGATGGACGACCTGCGGGCGCTCACCGCCAGCCTGCGCGAGCGCGGCATCAGCGTCTGCCTCGACCTCGTGCTCAACCACGTCGCCCGCGAGCACGCCTGGGCCCGGGCCGCGCGGGAGGGCGACGAGCACTACCGCCGGTACTTCCACGTCTACCCCGACCGGGAGGTGCCCGACGCCTACGAGCGGACCCTGCTCGAGGTCTTCCCGGACTTCGCACCCGGCAACTTCACCTGGGACGACGAGCTGGAGGGGTGGGTCTGGACGACCTTCAACGACTACCAGTGGGACCTCGCCTGGGACAACCCCGACGTCTTCGCCGAGCTGGCCGACGTCATCCTCTTCCTCGCCAACCAGGGCGTGGAGATCCTGCGGCTGGACGCGATCGCCTTCCTCTGGAAGCGCCTGGGCACCCAGTGCCAGAACGAGCCCGAGGTGCACCAGCTCACCCAGGCGCTGCGGGCGCTGGCCCGGATCACCGCGCCGGCGCTGGTCTTCAAGGCCGAGGCGATCGTCGGCCCCAACGAGGTCGTGCACTACCTCGGTCAGGGGCAGCACCACGGCAAGGTCTCCGACCTCGCCTACCACAACAGCCTCATGGTGCAGATCTGGTCGATGCTCGCCAGCGGTGACGCTCGGCTGGCCACCCACGCCCTCGGGCGCTTCCCCGCCGTCCCGGCCAGCACGGCGTGGATCACCTACCTGCGCTGCCACGACGACATCGGCTGGGCCATCGACGACGACGACGCTCGCTCGGTCATGGTCGACGGCCACGGCCACCGCACCTTCCTGTCCGACTACTACTCGGGGGAGTTCCCGGGCTCCGGGGCGACCGGGCTCGTCTTCCAGCACAACCCGGCCACCGGCGACCGCCGCATCTCCGGGTCGGCCGCGAGCCTGAGCGGGCTCGAGCGGGCGCTGGAGCTGGTGGACGGCGCGGTCGACGAGGAGGGCGCCGCGGAGGCCGAGCACGCGGTCGACGAGGCGGTGGCCCGGCTGCTGCTCGGCTACGCCGTGGTCTACGGCTTCGGCGGCATCCCGGTCATCTGGTCGGGCGACGAGATCGCCAGCCTGGGCGACGCCGACTGGGACCAGGTCCCCGAGCACGCCGCCGACAACCGCTGGGTCCACCGGCCCCGGCTGGACCGGGAGGAGGTCGCGGCCGCCCTGGCGACGCCCGAGTCCGCCCCCGGACGCGTGCTGCGGGGTATGCAGCACCTCGCCCGGGCCCGGGCGTCCCTGCCCCACCTGCACGCCAGCGTCGGGGCGCGGGTCGTCGCGGCCCCGGACGCGGCGGTCTTCGTCGTCGTGCGCCGCCACCCGGTCGGGGTCATGGTGCAGCTCTACAACCTCACCGCCGGTCCGCGCACCGTCCCCGGGTGGTGGGTGCGCGAGCAGGGCCTGTCGGTGGACCGGACCGTCGACGCCCTCAACGGCTACCCGCCGAGCCTCACGGCCGACGGCTCGGTCTACCTCTCGACCTACCAGCCGGTGTGGCTCGTGCACGCTTGA
- the lgt gene encoding prolipoprotein diacylglyceryl transferase, which yields MPILTDLALLAATASGDDSPLRWEDLGLSPGIDLGFFTLRYYALAYLVGILLGYWHFARMAKAPGSPITPHQLDDLMIGVVFGIIIGGRLGYATFYNPSLWTSWEILQPWNGGMSFHGGLIGVLVAMAWFTWRHHLSPLRVTDYIAVNVPIGMMLGRIANFINGELWGRPSDVPWAMVFPGAGEQPRHPSQLYEAALEGALLVLVLFWLFWRTRARWRPGLLAGVFAIGIGLARFVVEFFREPDAQLSEFAAATGLNMGQWLTIPLVVAGVVLVVRALRRPEVEVTEPVEEPAG from the coding sequence GTGCCGATCCTGACCGACCTGGCCCTGCTGGCCGCGACCGCCTCCGGCGACGACTCACCGCTGCGCTGGGAGGACCTGGGGCTCTCCCCCGGCATCGACCTGGGGTTCTTCACGCTGCGCTACTACGCGCTGGCCTACCTCGTCGGCATCCTGCTCGGCTACTGGCACTTCGCCAGGATGGCCAAGGCGCCGGGCAGCCCCATCACGCCGCACCAGCTCGACGACCTCATGATCGGCGTGGTCTTCGGCATCATCATCGGCGGTCGGCTCGGCTACGCCACGTTCTACAACCCCTCGCTGTGGACGTCGTGGGAGATCCTGCAGCCGTGGAACGGCGGGATGAGCTTCCACGGCGGTCTCATCGGGGTCCTCGTGGCCATGGCGTGGTTCACCTGGCGCCACCACCTCAGCCCGCTGCGGGTCACCGACTACATCGCGGTCAACGTGCCCATCGGCATGATGCTCGGCCGCATCGCCAACTTCATCAACGGCGAGCTGTGGGGCCGGCCCAGCGACGTGCCGTGGGCCATGGTCTTCCCCGGTGCCGGTGAGCAGCCCCGGCACCCCAGCCAGCTCTACGAGGCGGCCCTGGAGGGCGCCCTGCTCGTCCTCGTCCTCTTCTGGCTCTTCTGGCGCACCCGCGCGCGCTGGCGGCCGGGCCTGCTGGCCGGCGTCTTCGCCATCGGCATCGGCCTGGCGCGCTTCGTCGTGGAGTTCTTCCGCGAGCCGGACGCCCAGCTGTCGGAGTTCGCCGCGGCCACGGGCCTCAACATGGGCCAGTGGTTGACAATCCCGCTCGTCGTGGCCGGGGTCGTCCTCGTCGTCCGGGCGCTGCGGCGGCCGGAGGTCGAGGTGACCGAGCCGGTCGAGGAGCCGGCCGGCTAG
- a CDS encoding enoyl-CoA hydratase/isomerase family protein — MRDDASLTWQPAEGHGAGVVYAVDGPLGRVRLDRPRAINALDRPSIDSLLHQLRAWADDDRVRAVVLDGAGERGLCAGGDVRALREAVLAGREQEALDYWEAEYAVDALVASYPKPYVAWMDGIVMGGGVGISAHGSVRLVTERTQLAMPEVVIGFFPDVAGLHPLSRAPGETGTHVALTGAPVGGADALLLGMADAVVPSSAQERVLAALREDPTRDAGALAALTSAHDETAPSQASWLAQQRSWIDECYRGDDAAEILRRLREHPEPAAREAAELVGSRSPHSVAVTLEAVRRAESMTVEEVLAQDLRLGPVFAAHPDFAEGVRAQLVDKDRQPRWQHASLADVTRAEVLAAFGT, encoded by the coding sequence ATGCGCGACGACGCCTCCCTGACCTGGCAGCCGGCCGAGGGCCACGGCGCGGGGGTGGTGTATGCCGTCGACGGCCCGCTGGGGCGGGTGCGCCTCGACCGGCCGCGCGCGATCAACGCGCTGGACCGGCCCAGCATCGACTCGCTGCTGCACCAGCTGCGGGCCTGGGCCGACGACGACCGCGTCCGGGCGGTCGTCCTCGACGGCGCCGGGGAGCGCGGGCTGTGCGCGGGGGGCGACGTGCGCGCGCTGCGGGAGGCCGTCCTCGCCGGCCGGGAGCAGGAGGCGCTCGACTACTGGGAGGCGGAGTACGCCGTGGACGCCCTGGTCGCGTCCTACCCCAAGCCCTACGTCGCCTGGATGGACGGGATCGTCATGGGCGGCGGCGTCGGGATCTCGGCGCACGGGTCGGTGCGGCTGGTGACCGAACGGACCCAGCTGGCCATGCCCGAGGTGGTCATCGGCTTCTTCCCCGACGTGGCCGGGCTGCACCCGCTCTCCCGCGCCCCCGGCGAGACGGGCACCCACGTGGCGCTCACCGGCGCGCCCGTGGGCGGGGCGGACGCGCTGCTGCTCGGCATGGCCGACGCCGTCGTGCCGAGCAGCGCCCAGGAGCGGGTCCTCGCCGCGCTCCGGGAGGACCCGACCCGGGACGCCGGGGCGCTGGCCGCCCTGACCTCGGCCCACGACGAGACGGCGCCGTCGCAGGCGTCCTGGCTGGCCCAGCAGCGGTCCTGGATCGACGAGTGCTACCGCGGGGACGACGCCGCAGAGATCCTGCGGCGGCTGCGCGAGCACCCCGAGCCCGCGGCCCGGGAGGCGGCCGAGCTCGTCGGCTCCCGCTCCCCCCACTCGGTGGCGGTGACCCTGGAGGCCGTGCGCCGGGCGGAGTCGATGACCGTCGAGGAGGTCCTGGCCCAGGACCTGCGGCTGGGCCCGGTCTTCGCGGCCCACCCCGACTTCGCCGAGGGCGTCCGGGCCCAGCTCGTCGACAAGGACCGCCAGCCCCGCTGGCAGCACGCCTCGCTCGCCGACGTCACCCGGGCCGAGGTGCTGGCGGCCTTCGGCACCTGA
- a CDS encoding UDP-N-acetylmuramoyl-L-alanyl-D-glutamate--2,6-diaminopimelate ligase — MQLSDLAATLGARVVPGPEADDVDVTGVSHQADWIRPGDAFVAIRGARFDGHTFIDRAVRDGAVAVIGEGLPDGATCPVPYLRVEAVRPALADAATVLAGRPSDALRVVGVTGTDGKTTTSCLALHLLREAGRASGLLSTIGYQLPDGVLLQPPSHFTTPEAPQVQQILRDMVDAGATDAVVESSSHALALDRVRGVDYDVAVWTNLTGEHLDFHGTMEQYFADKARLVQRARHSVLNVDDRPWVEQLVPMATADGHGVTTYSAEGSAADWRATDVIEGAEAITFTVHTPQGEASARLPMIGRFNVANALAAMAGVAALGVPLPELVAGLATFGGVAGRMEMVERADDDPRVIVDFAHTPPSLEKALETVRVTTRGRLWVVLGSAGGPRDPSKRAPLGRVATQLADHVVLTEEDYRTTPLQEILEEMERGAHEAGRDNYVSIGDRTEAIRYAVREAAPEDTVVLAGKGPEETMERGTELVPWDEVAEARRALAARRGEDVG, encoded by the coding sequence ATGCAGCTGAGCGACCTCGCCGCCACCCTGGGGGCCCGTGTCGTCCCGGGCCCTGAGGCCGACGACGTGGACGTCACCGGGGTGAGCCACCAGGCGGACTGGATCCGGCCGGGGGACGCCTTCGTCGCCATCCGGGGAGCCCGCTTCGACGGGCACACCTTCATCGACCGGGCGGTGCGCGACGGCGCGGTCGCGGTCATCGGCGAGGGGCTGCCCGACGGCGCGACCTGCCCCGTGCCCTACCTGCGCGTGGAGGCGGTGCGGCCGGCGCTGGCCGACGCGGCCACCGTCCTCGCCGGGCGCCCGAGCGACGCGCTGCGGGTCGTCGGCGTCACCGGCACCGACGGCAAGACCACCACCTCCTGCCTGGCGCTGCACCTGCTGCGGGAGGCGGGGCGGGCCAGCGGCCTGCTCTCCACGATCGGCTACCAGCTCCCCGACGGCGTGCTCCTCCAGCCGCCCTCGCACTTCACCACCCCCGAGGCCCCGCAGGTGCAGCAGATCCTGCGCGACATGGTCGACGCCGGCGCGACCGACGCGGTGGTCGAGAGCTCGAGCCACGCCCTGGCGCTGGACCGGGTGCGCGGGGTCGACTACGACGTCGCCGTGTGGACCAACCTCACCGGTGAGCACCTGGACTTCCACGGCACGATGGAGCAGTACTTCGCCGACAAGGCCCGGCTCGTGCAGCGGGCGCGGCACAGCGTGCTCAACGTCGACGATCGTCCCTGGGTCGAGCAGCTCGTGCCGATGGCGACCGCGGACGGGCACGGCGTGACGACCTACTCCGCCGAGGGGAGCGCGGCCGACTGGCGCGCCACCGACGTCATCGAGGGCGCCGAGGCCATCACCTTCACCGTGCACACGCCGCAGGGGGAGGCGTCGGCGCGGCTGCCGATGATCGGCCGCTTCAACGTCGCCAACGCGCTGGCCGCGATGGCCGGCGTCGCGGCCCTGGGTGTGCCGCTGCCCGAGCTCGTCGCCGGGCTGGCCACCTTCGGCGGGGTCGCCGGGCGGATGGAGATGGTGGAGCGTGCGGACGACGACCCGCGGGTCATCGTCGACTTCGCCCACACCCCGCCGAGCCTGGAGAAGGCGCTGGAGACCGTGCGGGTGACCACCCGGGGCCGCCTGTGGGTCGTGCTCGGCTCGGCCGGCGGTCCGCGCGACCCGTCCAAGCGGGCCCCGCTGGGCCGCGTCGCGACCCAGCTCGCCGACCACGTCGTGCTCACCGAGGAGGACTACCGCACCACCCCGCTGCAGGAGATCCTCGAGGAGATGGAGCGGGGGGCGCACGAGGCCGGCCGCGACAACTACGTCTCGATCGGCGACCGCACCGAGGCGATCAGGTATGCCGTGCGGGAGGCCGCGCCGGAGGACACCGTGGTGCTGGCCGGCAAGGGCCCGGAGGAGACCATGGAGCGCGGCACCGAGCTGGTGCCCTGGGACGAGGTCGCGGAGGCCCGCCGGGCGCTCGCGGCCCGTCGCGGCGAGGACGTCGGCTAG
- the serS gene encoding serine--tRNA ligase, which yields MIDLRDLRSDPDRVRTSQQARGEDPSVVDQVLSADEAHRSALAQFEAARAEQKAFGKKVAQARGEEKQALLAEVKDLAARVKALDAEAGEAATARDEAMRRIGNVVMDGVPVGGEDDFVTLEEVGTPRDFAAEGFEPRDHLAIGEGLGAIDMARGAKVAGARFYYLLGDGARLEQALMGLAQQIAQEEGFVPAIVPNLVRPETMAGAGFLDAHADEVYRLEADDLYLTGTSEVALAGLHADEILDLGEGPLRYVATSTCYRREAGSYGKDTKGIFRVHQFTKTEMFVYCRVEDAEAEHQNLLRIERRLLDALELPYRIIDVAAGDLGGPAARKFDCEAWVPTQERYRELTSTSNCTTFQARRLGTRERDPHGSGTRAVATLNGTVATSTRPIVALLENHQQADGSVLVPEALRPFLGGTASLTPRAANPASR from the coding sequence ATGATCGACCTCCGCGACCTGCGCTCCGACCCCGACCGCGTCCGCACCAGCCAGCAGGCCCGGGGCGAGGACCCGTCCGTCGTCGACCAGGTGCTGTCCGCGGACGAGGCGCACCGCAGCGCGCTGGCGCAGTTCGAGGCCGCCCGCGCCGAGCAGAAGGCGTTCGGCAAGAAGGTCGCCCAGGCCCGTGGCGAGGAGAAGCAGGCCCTCCTCGCCGAGGTGAAGGACCTCGCCGCCCGCGTCAAGGCGCTGGACGCCGAGGCGGGCGAGGCCGCCACCGCCCGCGACGAGGCGATGCGCCGCATCGGCAACGTCGTCATGGACGGGGTGCCGGTCGGCGGCGAGGACGACTTCGTCACCCTCGAGGAGGTCGGCACCCCCCGCGACTTCGCGGCCGAGGGCTTCGAGCCGCGCGACCACCTCGCGATCGGGGAGGGGCTCGGCGCCATCGACATGGCCCGCGGGGCCAAGGTCGCCGGTGCCCGCTTCTACTACCTGCTCGGCGACGGCGCCCGGCTCGAGCAGGCGCTCATGGGCCTGGCCCAGCAGATCGCGCAGGAGGAGGGCTTCGTCCCGGCGATCGTGCCCAACCTCGTGCGGCCCGAGACCATGGCCGGCGCCGGCTTCCTCGACGCCCACGCCGACGAGGTCTACCGTCTGGAGGCCGACGACCTCTACCTCACCGGCACCTCCGAGGTCGCCCTCGCCGGGCTGCACGCCGACGAGATCCTCGACCTGGGCGAGGGGCCGCTGCGGTACGTCGCGACCTCCACCTGCTACCGCCGCGAGGCCGGGTCCTACGGCAAGGACACCAAGGGCATCTTCCGGGTGCACCAGTTCACCAAGACCGAGATGTTCGTCTACTGCCGCGTCGAGGACGCCGAGGCCGAGCACCAGAACCTCCTGCGCATCGAGCGGCGCCTGCTGGACGCGCTGGAGCTGCCCTACCGCATCATCGACGTCGCGGCCGGTGACCTGGGCGGACCGGCGGCCCGCAAGTTCGACTGCGAGGCGTGGGTGCCGACGCAGGAGCGCTACCGCGAGCTCACCTCGACCTCCAACTGCACGACCTTCCAGGCGCGCCGCCTCGGCACCCGCGAGCGTGACCCGCACGGCTCGGGCACCCGCGCCGTGGCGACGCTCAACGGCACGGTCGCGACGAGCACCCGCCCGATCGTCGCGCTGCTGGAGAACCACCAGCAGGCCGACGGCAGCGTCCTCGTCCCCGAGGCCCTGCGCCCCTTCCTCGGGGGGACGGCGTCGCTCACCCCCCGGGCGGCGAACCCCGCCTCCCGCTGA
- a CDS encoding DUF4446 family protein, translating into MDAARLDPELLAWTAGAIAVLALLVTAVVWRRLRVVDRRLTQLVEAGAPTTPERERIEALEQELEGVRGDLAQALRHVAVVRYDAFGDMGGRMSFSAAVVDDTGDGMVISSIHARGESRTYAKGIVGGDSEIVLTPEERQALDAARTGQDT; encoded by the coding sequence GTGGACGCTGCACGCCTGGACCCCGAGCTGCTCGCCTGGACCGCCGGCGCGATCGCCGTGCTCGCGCTGCTGGTCACGGCTGTCGTCTGGCGACGGCTGCGGGTCGTCGACCGGCGGCTGACCCAGCTCGTCGAGGCCGGCGCGCCCACGACCCCGGAGCGCGAGCGGATCGAGGCGCTGGAGCAGGAGCTCGAGGGCGTCCGCGGCGACCTCGCGCAGGCGCTGCGGCACGTGGCGGTGGTGCGCTACGACGCCTTCGGCGACATGGGGGGCCGGATGAGCTTCTCGGCCGCCGTCGTCGACGACACCGGTGACGGCATGGTCATCAGCTCGATCCACGCCCGTGGCGAGAGCCGCACCTACGCCAAGGGGATCGTCGGCGGGGACTCCGAGATCGTCCTCACCCCCGAGGAGCGGCAGGCGCTCGACGCCGCCCGCACCGGCCAGGACACCTGA
- a CDS encoding diacylglycerol/lipid kinase family protein — protein MDSPGRAAVIVNPTKFSDVGRVRRRVEEVCRRHGWEEPLWLETTAEDPGPGQTAQALEAGVDVVCPLGGDGTVRAVGAAMVDSGVPVGLLPGGTGNLLARNLELPVESLDKALTIALTGRTAPIDTCRLELVRPTTSQLEARLEDEEGQPSTSVDMDDAVDDRTSPEVREEHRFLVMAGLGFDAEVMAAAPEKLKDRVGWLAYLVTGLQHLKGPQFTVDLRMPGSGQVRRRVRSVMVGNVGRLQGGMELLPDALADDGTMDAVLLSPEGIVGWVATVAQLTTRRRIGHRRVEHFQSPEVRVVSDKPVELEIDGDTIGSVLAIRVQVDPGSLLVRLPGTEA, from the coding sequence ATGGATTCTCCTGGCCGGGCGGCCGTCATCGTCAACCCCACGAAGTTCTCCGACGTGGGTCGCGTGCGCCGGCGGGTGGAGGAGGTATGCCGACGGCACGGCTGGGAGGAGCCGCTCTGGCTCGAGACCACCGCCGAGGACCCGGGGCCGGGCCAGACCGCCCAGGCGCTGGAGGCGGGGGTGGACGTCGTCTGCCCGCTCGGGGGCGACGGGACGGTCCGGGCGGTGGGGGCCGCGATGGTCGACTCCGGGGTGCCGGTGGGCCTGCTGCCCGGGGGCACCGGCAACCTGCTCGCCCGCAACCTGGAGCTGCCGGTCGAGTCGCTGGACAAGGCCCTGACGATCGCCCTCACCGGCCGGACGGCCCCCATCGACACCTGCCGGCTCGAGCTCGTCCGGCCCACGACCTCCCAGCTGGAGGCGCGGCTGGAGGACGAGGAGGGCCAGCCCTCCACGAGCGTCGACATGGACGACGCCGTCGACGACCGCACCAGCCCGGAGGTGCGCGAGGAGCACCGCTTCCTCGTCATGGCGGGCCTCGGGTTCGACGCGGAGGTCATGGCCGCCGCGCCGGAGAAGCTCAAGGACCGCGTCGGGTGGCTGGCCTATCTCGTGACCGGGCTGCAGCACCTCAAGGGCCCCCAGTTCACCGTCGACCTGCGGATGCCGGGGAGCGGGCAGGTGCGCCGGCGGGTGCGCTCGGTCATGGTCGGCAACGTGGGCAGGCTGCAGGGCGGGATGGAGCTGCTGCCCGACGCGCTCGCCGACGACGGCACCATGGACGCGGTGCTGCTCTCCCCCGAGGGGATCGTCGGCTGGGTCGCGACCGTCGCCCAGCTCACCACCCGCCGCCGGATCGGGCACCGGCGGGTCGAGCACTTCCAGAGCCCCGAGGTGCGGGTCGTGTCGGACAAGCCGGTGGAGCTGGAGATCGACGGGGACACCATCGGCTCGGTGCTGGCCATCCGGGTGCAGGTGGACCCCGGGAGCCTGCTCGTGCGCCTGCCCGGGACCGAGGCCTGA
- a CDS encoding DUF5926 family protein — protein MGKASRKKRQAGGTQAQGSARPAPFVSRPFEGLAGESEWVAMREILPAASAPVTLTVPEGTTAAGREVPAGQHQVTLVTVLPAAMPAIHREGGEVLVALQSRTSSGDASRDVVAAALTALASELGTSVNSVRPATTDTPRLQDVLADGQRLDVEVHDDFGFWLGEDASEEMTAALEQMNETAVPMARVEGVPTAFWCHMSGRSYIRWILAEDEDTALQALARLQAAHEHTLGEGTDLIGAFRACGVLVPVLEVPADSGAEDHAEALAALQERYAAALDQDAPLTEPERRARNALVSRQVTLR, from the coding sequence ATGGGCAAGGCATCACGCAAGAAGCGGCAGGCGGGCGGCACGCAGGCGCAGGGGTCGGCACGGCCGGCGCCCTTCGTCTCCCGCCCCTTCGAGGGTCTCGCGGGGGAGAGCGAGTGGGTGGCGATGCGGGAGATCCTCCCGGCCGCCTCGGCCCCCGTCACGCTGACCGTCCCCGAGGGCACGACGGCCGCCGGCCGCGAGGTCCCCGCGGGCCAGCACCAGGTCACCCTGGTCACCGTCCTGCCCGCCGCGATGCCGGCGATCCACCGCGAGGGCGGTGAGGTCCTCGTCGCGCTGCAGTCCCGCACCAGCAGCGGCGACGCCTCCCGCGACGTCGTCGCCGCCGCCCTCACCGCGCTCGCCAGCGAGCTGGGCACCTCGGTCAACTCCGTGCGCCCCGCGACCACCGACACCCCCCGGCTCCAGGACGTCCTGGCCGACGGCCAGCGGCTGGACGTCGAGGTGCACGACGACTTCGGCTTCTGGCTCGGCGAGGACGCCAGCGAGGAGATGACGGCCGCCCTCGAGCAGATGAACGAGACGGCCGTCCCCATGGCCCGCGTCGAGGGGGTGCCCACGGCGTTCTGGTGCCACATGTCGGGTCGGTCCTACATCCGGTGGATCCTGGCCGAGGACGAGGACACCGCGCTGCAGGCGCTGGCCCGGCTGCAGGCCGCCCACGAGCACACGCTGGGCGAGGGCACCGACCTCATCGGCGCCTTCCGGGCCTGCGGGGTGCTGGTGCCGGTGCTGGAGGTGCCCGCCGACAGCGGCGCCGAGGACCACGCCGAGGCGCTGGCCGCGCTCCAGGAGAGGTATGCCGCCGCCCTCGACCAGGACGCGCCCCTCACCGAGCCCGAGCGGCGGGCCCGGAACGCCCTGGTCTCCCGCCAGGTCACCCTGCGCTGA
- a CDS encoding glycosyltransferase has product MTTSQPVQGVPQELVVAVVPAKDEEARIGVTLAALQRLPLVGAVVVVDDGSTDQTAHVAEWSGRVEVVRHERNRGKAAAMATGAARAQELRPGAPVLFVDADLEESAAELGPIITPVLIGQADMTIAVLPPQPGAAGLGLVVRTATSGIRRLTGWEPTQPLSGQRCLTREALLDAMPLARGWGVEVGLTIDVIRSGRRVLEIPCEVRHRATGNDLASQAHRARQLADVSLALAERSGVPDKVREGGLEGSRIAREQGARLAQSARDRGVPLARRTASQVTEQVQRHGRPLLDRAKAAYEERSRRRPDA; this is encoded by the coding sequence ATGACCACGTCGCAGCCGGTGCAGGGCGTCCCGCAGGAGCTCGTCGTCGCCGTCGTGCCCGCCAAGGACGAGGAGGCGCGCATCGGCGTCACCCTCGCCGCCCTGCAGCGGCTGCCGCTGGTCGGTGCGGTCGTCGTCGTCGACGACGGCTCGACCGACCAGACGGCGCACGTCGCGGAGTGGTCCGGCCGGGTCGAGGTGGTCCGGCACGAGCGCAACCGCGGCAAGGCCGCCGCCATGGCCACCGGCGCGGCCCGGGCGCAGGAGCTGCGGCCCGGTGCGCCCGTGCTCTTCGTCGACGCCGACCTCGAGGAGTCGGCCGCCGAGCTGGGGCCGATCATCACGCCCGTGCTCATCGGGCAGGCCGACATGACCATCGCGGTCCTGCCGCCCCAGCCCGGCGCGGCCGGGCTGGGCCTGGTGGTGCGGACCGCGACCTCCGGCATCCGGCGGCTCACCGGCTGGGAGCCGACGCAGCCGCTCTCCGGGCAGCGCTGCCTCACCCGCGAGGCGCTGCTCGACGCGATGCCCCTGGCGCGGGGGTGGGGCGTCGAGGTCGGCCTGACCATCGACGTCATCCGCTCGGGACGACGGGTGCTGGAGATCCCCTGCGAGGTGCGGCACCGCGCCACCGGCAACGACCTGGCCTCCCAGGCCCACCGCGCCCGGCAGCTGGCCGACGTCTCCCTGGCCCTGGCCGAGCGCTCCGGGGTGCCCGACAAGGTCCGCGAGGGCGGTCTCGAGGGCAGCCGGATCGCCCGCGAGCAGGGAGCCCGGCTCGCGCAGAGCGCACGGGACCGCGGGGTGCCGCTGGCCCGGCGGACCGCCAGCCAGGTCACCGAGCAGGTGCAGCGGCACGGCCGCCCGCTGCTGGACCGCGCGAAGGCGGCCTACGAGGAGCGCTCGCGCCGTCGTCCTGACGCCTGA